A region from the Myxococcales bacterium genome encodes:
- a CDS encoding DUF1801 domain-containing protein, whose amino-acid sequence MAPGAKKTRKLATAPKPSSTTKAAPSARETPRTGARVVQVAEPGAWRAETIARMRALIVEAEPAMIEERKWRKASNQMAGVPVWSHNGIVCTGETYAKVVKLTFAHGAKLPDPSRLFNASLEGGTRRAIDIREGEKLDAVAFKKLIKAAVAHNGAGKTKPTAKAPAAKPSTAKASPPKRKP is encoded by the coding sequence ATGGCGCCCGGTGCAAAGAAGACCCGCAAGCTGGCGACGGCTCCGAAGCCCTCGTCGACGACCAAGGCAGCCCCGAGCGCGCGTGAGACGCCGCGGACCGGTGCACGCGTGGTGCAGGTCGCGGAGCCGGGCGCCTGGCGCGCCGAAACTATCGCGCGCATGCGAGCGCTCATCGTCGAGGCCGAGCCGGCGATGATCGAAGAGCGCAAGTGGCGCAAGGCATCGAACCAAATGGCCGGGGTGCCCGTCTGGTCGCATAACGGCATCGTGTGCACGGGAGAGACCTACGCGAAGGTGGTGAAGCTCACCTTCGCGCACGGCGCCAAGCTCCCCGACCCTTCGCGCCTGTTCAACGCGAGCCTCGAGGGTGGCACCCGCCGCGCCATCGACATCCGCGAGGGCGAGAAGCTCGACGCCGTCGCCTTCAAGAAGCTCATCAAGGCCGCCGTGGCGCACAACGGCGCCGGGAAGACGAAGCCCACCGCAAAGGCGCCCGCGGCGAAGCCGTCCACGGCAAAGGCGAGCCCGCCCAAGCGCAAGCCGTGA